One region of Alphaproteobacteria bacterium genomic DNA includes:
- the rpsO gene encoding 30S ribosomal protein S15 produces the protein MSKHQEQKQEIVSKYARSANDTGSPEVQIALITDQMNCLSEHLKNHPKDNHSRRGLLKMVGNRRSLLDYLKSVNQESYQNIIEKLGIRK, from the coding sequence ATGTCGAAGCACCAAGAACAAAAGCAAGAAATTGTTTCAAAATACGCACGTTCAGCAAATGATACCGGTTCACCAGAAGTACAAATTGCTTTGATTACCGATCAAATGAACTGCTTGAGCGAACATTTGAAAAACCATCCAAAAGACAACCATTCGCGCCGCGGCCTCCTGAAAATGGTTGGCAATCGTCGCAGCCTTCTGGATTATTTAAAGTCCGTAAACCAGGAAAGCTACCAGAACATCATCGAAAAGCTTGGCATTCGTAAGTAA